In Plasmodium coatneyi strain Hackeri chromosome 4, complete sequence, the genomic window ACAGGAGGCGTGGTCACTCTCCCTTGTTCTTACCAAAGCAGACAAGACTGTACCGGCCAGAATGATGTAGGCACTGAGGGCTAAGTCCTCTTTGTAATAACCGACTGCAATGGAGACAACTGTGCTGATCGTGAAGAcgatatttttaattaaaaatgcgAGCTTCTGACCGTGGAAATCCTGCAAAAGATTGGGTGGGATGTGGATTGGTGAGGTGACGCTCGTTTGGGATCGAGTTACCGTTTTGCATGCTGCTATACAGTACTACTCTGTACCCAACCTAGTGGATGACTTACCATGCGATTCCTCCGGAGACACACGTAGGTGTGCACTATGCTGTTTTTAATATCGCTAATTAGGCCCATGGGGTTATCGTTCGAATGGGGGTGTGGGGGTAGAACTTTCGAGGAggtttcctttctccttcgttATCCACGTGTGGCGTTGCGCGGGAGGAAGCCGGACTGTATAATCTCCGTTGTAGCAATGCGAATGGGGTGTTATACTACCTCACAAGTGTGAATTCTTTTAACAATTGTGACAGGTTTGGGGAGGCGAATCTTCCTGCTGTGCGTTGGTCCACCTTTCTTCCTAGTTATACGCGAGCGTGCTAGTAACTATGCAGGAGGATATTTCATTCCAAACATGGCAGTGATATAAAGAGGAGCCTAAGGATTGTAGTCAGCCCGCACAATTGGCTTCGCGTAAAGTTTATGACTTTCCCGCTGGGAGTGCttacctttttatttgttagCCTGCCGGTTGGCTTGTTCTCGTGGGGAGGccgaaaaaggaagggaaaaaaaaaaaaattacccaaCTGGAGGAGTAAAACATTGCAGTTACACTGCGCGAGGGTGAAAAAGAGCTTATTTTGTCAGGCGTAATTTTTGATGTGCCGGTGAAGAGGGAATTGTGGACCCAGGTTAAAGCACCAGGAGATACGACGCGGTCATTTGGccgtaaaaatgggaaacatGCATTTTACACGCAGGGCGTGAAAAGAGGATTGTGTAATTAAATGCACCGCAGGAGGGGGGAAGACCTCCCAAGGGTTAAATCAACtacatgggggaaaaaataacgcccgagtggaaaattaaaaatgggatGTCACAACGTTTGCCTTGGGGTTCGGGGGATATTCTCCCCTGCGTTGAAGAGGATTGCCCTTCATGGGAGGAAGACTCCTCCTTCGCAAGGatgcaaaatggaagggcACATAACGGAACGATGTTCGAAGGTGCCCTCTACGCGTCACACAATCATGTAGAATGTTTCACCTGCATGAGGAAATCTCTCCTTACAATTTTTCAACCGGTGTAGGACCTCCCCCCCGTTGATTTGTTCTCCTCTTACGGCTCTTCTGCGATTGGGGAATATAgtgacaagaaaaaaaaaacaacaagaGATGGAACTATATTTGAAATTCCTTAAACGGGTGAGCATGTTCAGtgaagaatgaaggaacCAAATGTTGTGGAGCTTGCGAGTTACCCCCCCTTCGTAGTAGCGAAATGGTAAGCAGTGACGAGAGCGAACCAGGCAGTAACCGAGGGAGAGCAATAAACGCCCCGCCAAACTAACCCACGCGGTAATAGCCCATTTAAAAcgaggaaagaggaagaagtgcgAAATCAAACTTCAACAatggatgaaaaaatgaacagaacgGAGATGCCATCCGAGCAGGAAACTGGGTAAGACAAATTGAAGGGTAACTAAAGGGTTAGGAGCTTTTTAGGGGAGTACCCCCTCCCACGGGTgcgcatacacatatatgtcctTGTATACGTGTAACACCTCCATGTATGCATTCGTTTCGCGTGAagagtgagaaaaaaaaaagacatgtgtgttgcttcattttgtagTGTAAGGCCAAATAATTTTGTCTTTGCGTTCCCTTGCGGGGGCCCCCTATTTTGCCACACAGTATGCATCACATGGGGAAATGCTTACTCTGCgaatgtgaaatttttttttttttttttttttttttttttcgatacTTCCCCCACGTTGATACATGCACTTGCACACCGTTTGTTAACGCATTTTTCAAACTTCCCAAATGAAGTACTTGCGTGAATGTCCCATTCACGagtttgcaaatttttttgtaatgctcctttttttcgcttcaGTAATTTATCTGCCATTGCTTTCACAGCAGAGTTTTTTGCGCCCATGTGTTTAGCGCGTATCTCAGCTATatgtctttttcctttctcccccGAGAGTATGAATTTCGGGGAGAGTCACTTAAGTTCCATTTCGTAGTTTTTGCTAATTTACCTTTTCTTATGAATTTTACTATTTCACTCAGAGAGACATAAAATGAGTATGTGAGCCCGTCCCTGCGCGGGAGAGATTTACTCATTACGTTCGCCTGGGCTGTGTGATACGCAAATGTGAccattaaaataaaattgcctTGCTGTACCCAACGAAGCCTGACGGGGCGATTGCCTTTACGTGCGTTTGCACCGCTAGGCAaaccttttttctctgtttgaTGCGCAGCCATTTGTTCCCAACTGGCAGCCACCAAAGGgtacacatgcatacatgcgcaatacacacatgtgcaaTGTAATTTTAAATGCATACGTGTGAGTATACTAAcatttcctcccccccctaaAGCACTACCCAATCGGTGagccgttttttcctttcattagCGTAGCGGGTACACATGAACCATTGAATATTGGGTG contains:
- a CDS encoding Microsomal signal peptidase 12 kDa subunit, which encodes MGLISDIKNSIVHTYVCLRRNRMDFHGQKLAFLIKNIVFTISTVVSIAVGYYKEDLALSAYIILAGTVLSALLIMPTWPIYNKNNIQWESADESTEDRKRR